Proteins encoded by one window of Candidatus Desulfatibia profunda:
- a CDS encoding PIN domain-containing protein, with protein sequence MTVLVDTSVWIEYFRSGKNSEKLDFLIDENLLVTNDLILAELIPYLKVQNKSKIINLLLNINKLNLSINWNQIIDYQYKCLKNGLNGVGIPDLIIVQNAKQNHCEIYSLDSHFRLMKDILDL encoded by the coding sequence ATGACGGTATTAGTCGATACATCAGTATGGATTGAGTATTTTAGAAGTGGAAAAAATTCTGAAAAACTTGATTTCTTGATAGATGAAAATCTCCTTGTAACAAATGATCTCATTCTGGCAGAGCTAATACCATACTTAAAAGTTCAAAACAAAAGCAAGATTATCAATTTATTGCTTAACATTAACAAGTTAAACTTATCTATAAATTGGAACCAAATTATTGATTATCAATACAAATGCCTCAAAAATGGCTTGAATGGCGTTGGTATACCGGATCTTATCATCGTTCAAAACGCAAAACAAAATCATTGTGAAATTTACTCTCTTGACAGTCATTTTCGCCTCATGAAGGATATCCTTGATCTTTAG
- a CDS encoding type II toxin-antitoxin system VapB family antitoxin, translated as MRTTLDLPEDLLNEAMKATQIKTKTKVIITALEELIKKSKISELKDFKGKVDLDIDLDTIRGR; from the coding sequence ATGAGAACAACGCTTGATTTACCTGAAGATTTATTAAATGAGGCTATGAAGGCTACCCAGATTAAGACAAAGACCAAAGTCATAATCACAGCCTTGGAAGAATTAATTAAAAAGTCAAAAATTTCAGAGTTAAAAGATTTTAAAGGGAAAGTTGATTTGGATATCGATTTAGATACTATCAGAGGGCGTTAA
- a CDS encoding type II toxin-antitoxin system RelE/ParE family toxin: MRIIWSPLAVERAAEIAEYISRDNPTAAEKWIDTVFSKVEQLKSFPESGRIVPEINSKDFRELIYGNYRIIYRAEKTQASILTIRHGKQILPIDEIQA; encoded by the coding sequence ATGAGAATAATTTGGTCCCCCTTGGCGGTGGAGAGAGCGGCAGAGATAGCTGAGTATATTTCTCGTGACAATCCGACCGCAGCAGAGAAGTGGATAGATACAGTCTTTTCTAAAGTTGAGCAATTAAAGTCATTTCCAGAAAGTGGTCGAATTGTACCGGAAATCAATAGCAAGGATTTTCGGGAACTAATTTATGGCAACTATCGGATTATTTACCGGGCAGAAAAAACACAGGCCTCCATTCTTACAATCCGTCACGGAAAACAAATATTACCCATTGATGAAATTCAGGCATAA
- a CDS encoding type II toxin-antitoxin system VapC family toxin, producing MKYLLDTHTWVWWNMRPQNLSQKVMKLIENTEGYDELLLSAISPWEFSKLLEKGKIGISYNPEEWINTALEMPKLRFVHLTPIIAYRSTVLPKPFHDDPADQIIVATAREENATILTKDKRILNYQYVQSLW from the coding sequence ATGAAATACCTTCTCGATACTCATACCTGGGTTTGGTGGAATATGCGACCTCAAAATCTGTCGCAGAAAGTCATGAAACTGATTGAAAATACAGAGGGATATGATGAGCTTCTTTTATCTGCAATTTCACCTTGGGAATTCAGTAAGCTTTTGGAAAAAGGGAAGATTGGTATTTCCTACAACCCGGAGGAGTGGATCAATACCGCTTTGGAAATGCCAAAACTCAGATTTGTCCATCTTACGCCCATTATAGCCTACCGCTCAACAGTACTTCCAAAGCCTTTCCATGACGATCCGGCAGATCAGATAATTGTGGCAACGGCACGAGAAGAGAATGCCACGATTCTTACAAAGGATAAAAGAATCTTAAACTATCAATACGTTCAAAGTCTTTGGTAA
- a CDS encoding hemerythrin domain-containing protein: protein MQARAPLMIEHRLIERMIVIIKLILVQIEKEKKVDPIFVDITVDFIRIYADRTHHGKEEDILFRDLEEKELSKEDRKLMNELIEEHVIGRKTTRKLVEANSRYRNGDESALAEIASNLSLLADFYPKHIEKEDKVFFPAARKYFSEQEDQAMLDEFWEFDRKMIHEKYISVVEAFEKQ, encoded by the coding sequence ATGCAGGCACGTGCACCACTCATGATAGAACACCGTTTAATCGAGCGTATGATTGTGATAATCAAACTGATTCTCGTACAAATCGAGAAAGAAAAAAAGGTTGATCCGATATTCGTCGACATAACGGTTGACTTCATCCGAATATATGCCGACAGGACTCATCACGGAAAAGAAGAGGATATTCTTTTCAGAGATCTTGAAGAAAAGGAGTTGTCCAAAGAGGACAGAAAGTTGATGAATGAGCTGATCGAGGAGCACGTTATTGGGCGAAAAACTACAAGGAAACTGGTCGAAGCCAACAGCCGTTATCGAAATGGCGACGAGTCGGCTTTGGCAGAAATCGCATCTAATCTTTCTTTATTGGCAGACTTTTATCCGAAACACATTGAAAAAGAGGACAAGGTCTTTTTCCCAGCTGCTAGAAAGTATTTTTCTGAGCAGGAAGACCAGGCTATGCTTGATGAGTTTTGGGAATTCGATAGGAAAATGATCCATGAAAAGTATATTTCGGTGGTAGAAGCTTTTGAAAAACAGTGA
- the tsaA gene encoding tRNA (N6-threonylcarbamoyladenosine(37)-N6)-methyltransferase TrmO: MQLRPIGIIHSPHTTKDACPIQPIYSEGAEGRVEVFKEYAAGLKDIETFSHIYLLYLFDQAGEIKLVRPTFLDDEPHGVFASRHPCRPNRIGMSIVRLERREGNTLIVTSVDVLDGSPLLDIKPYIPRFDIVDSASDGWVGKQQWRPKPSGRE; this comes from the coding sequence ATGCAGCTTCGACCAATCGGAATTATACACTCCCCGCATACGACAAAGGATGCTTGTCCGATTCAACCCATCTACTCTGAGGGTGCGGAGGGGAGAGTCGAGGTATTCAAGGAATACGCCGCCGGCCTTAAGGATATTGAAACGTTCTCGCACATCTATCTTTTGTACTTGTTCGATCAGGCTGGAGAAATCAAATTGGTAAGGCCCACGTTCCTTGACGATGAACCTCATGGCGTATTTGCTTCACGGCATCCTTGCCGACCGAACCGGATCGGTATGTCTATCGTTCGATTGGAGCGTCGGGAGGGTAACACCTTAATCGTAACTAGCGTTGATGTTTTGGATGGATCGCCCTTGCTGGACATCAAGCCGTATATTCCGCGGTTCGACATCGTCGACTCCGCCTCGGATGGATGGGTGGGTAAACAGCAGTGGAGGCCAAAGCCGAGTGGGCGGGAGTAG
- a CDS encoding adenosylhomocysteinase: MDYDVKNIKLAKEGLLRIEWANQSMPVLNQIRTRFKKERPLKGICVAACLHVTTETASLMQTLKAGGAKLALCASNPLSTQDDVAASLVKHDKIPVFAIKGEDTKTYYGHIHAALDFKPQYTMDDGADLVSTIHSERPELLNGVRGGTEETTTGIIRLKSMAADGALQYPIIAVNDAQTKHLFDNRYGTGQSTMDGIIRATNRLMAGAAFVVCGYGWCGRGLALRARGMGSNVIVTEIDPTAALEAVMDGFTVMPMRQAAKIGDLFCTVTGNINVIRQEHFKVMKNGAIVSNSGHFNVELDLNGLEAITASKRELRPFVVEHLLENGRRINVLGQGRLINLAAAEGHPSSVMDMSFANQALSIEYMVKSKTMLENDVYPVPELIDKAIAKAKLASMGVGIDKLTAEQKRYLASWSMGT, translated from the coding sequence TGTTAAAAACATTAAGCTTGCAAAAGAAGGTTTGCTTCGAATCGAATGGGCCAATCAAAGCATGCCGGTTCTCAACCAAATCAGAACGCGATTCAAAAAAGAAAGGCCTTTGAAAGGTATTTGCGTGGCAGCCTGTCTGCATGTTACCACCGAAACCGCCTCGCTGATGCAAACCTTGAAGGCCGGCGGCGCCAAGCTCGCCCTTTGCGCCTCCAACCCCTTAAGCACCCAGGACGATGTGGCCGCCTCGCTGGTAAAACATGATAAAATTCCTGTTTTCGCCATCAAGGGCGAAGACACCAAAACCTATTACGGGCACATCCACGCCGCGCTCGACTTCAAACCTCAATACACCATGGATGACGGTGCCGACCTGGTTTCCACGATTCACTCCGAGCGCCCGGAACTCCTTAACGGCGTGCGCGGCGGAACCGAGGAAACCACTACCGGTATTATTCGTTTAAAGAGCATGGCGGCCGACGGGGCCCTGCAATACCCGATCATAGCGGTAAACGACGCTCAGACCAAACATTTATTCGACAACCGTTACGGCACCGGCCAGAGCACGATGGACGGCATCATCCGGGCGACCAACCGCCTGATGGCGGGAGCCGCTTTTGTTGTTTGCGGTTATGGCTGGTGCGGCCGGGGGCTGGCTTTGAGGGCTCGCGGCATGGGAAGCAACGTGATCGTTACCGAAATTGACCCGACAGCCGCGCTGGAAGCGGTCATGGACGGTTTTACCGTGATGCCCATGCGACAGGCGGCAAAAATCGGTGACTTATTCTGTACGGTTACCGGCAACATCAACGTCATTCGCCAGGAACATTTCAAGGTCATGAAGAACGGCGCCATCGTATCCAATTCCGGCCATTTTAACGTTGAACTGGATCTTAACGGGCTGGAAGCCATTACAGCATCGAAACGCGAACTCAGGCCTTTTGTGGTAGAACACCTGCTTGAAAACGGCCGGCGCATAAATGTTCTGGGGCAAGGACGGCTGATCAATCTTGCGGCTGCCGAGGGTCATCCATCCAGTGTCATGGATATGAGTTTTGCCAACCAGGCCCTGAGTATCGAATATATGGTCAAAAGCAAAACGATGCTTGAAAACGATGTCTATCCGGTACCCGAACTCATCGACAAGGCGATTGCCAAAGCAAAACTGGCGTCCATGGGTGTTGGTATCGACAAGCTTACGGCCGAACAGAAACGCTATCTGGCGTCCTGGAGTATGGGCACCTAG
- a CDS encoding MGMT family protein, with the protein MNKKIIKSTPFGSVGVIWTGFNDNPRIIRVLLSKPGLCAEEQVAEIYPNSQASSCAEVDAVADAIKGLLEGDDIEISLDVADLDMCSVFQQSVLRAEYRIPRGSISTYQLIAEYLGKRNGARAVGNALANNPFPLIVPCHRAIRSDRQLGGYQGGLEMKRALLEMEGITFDDAGRVVCEQLHYERIMSNL; encoded by the coding sequence ATGAATAAAAAGATCATAAAGTCAACCCCTTTCGGGTCTGTGGGCGTTATCTGGACCGGGTTCAATGACAATCCCAGAATCATCCGGGTTCTGCTCTCAAAGCCTGGTTTGTGCGCTGAAGAGCAAGTGGCCGAGATTTACCCCAATTCGCAAGCATCTTCCTGCGCCGAGGTTGATGCTGTAGCCGATGCAATCAAAGGGCTTCTTGAAGGAGATGATATTGAGATTTCGCTCGATGTTGCAGATTTGGACATGTGCTCTGTGTTTCAACAATCTGTTCTACGAGCGGAGTACCGGATCCCACGGGGGAGCATCAGTACCTATCAACTAATCGCAGAATATCTGGGGAAAAGGAACGGAGCGCGGGCCGTGGGAAATGCCTTGGCGAACAACCCTTTTCCTCTGATCGTGCCTTGTCATCGAGCCATCCGTTCGGACCGGCAGCTTGGTGGCTATCAAGGTGGCCTTGAAATGAAGCGGGCCCTACTCGAGATGGAAGGTATCACGTTCGACGATGCAGGGCGGGTAGTCTGTGAACAGCTTCATTACGAAAGGATAATGTCGAACCTTTAA
- a CDS encoding type II toxin-antitoxin system Phd/YefM family antitoxin, with the protein MQRLKIDQDIRPMSEFRTGIASFLKQIHDTKRPLVITQHGKGVAVLLDVSEYEAMQEKIELLQDIQTSIAQLESGTGIDHDAAKADVLKRAGK; encoded by the coding sequence ATGCAAAGATTAAAAATCGATCAAGATATCCGCCCAATGTCTGAGTTTCGAACTGGGATTGCTTCCTTTCTAAAGCAGATACATGACACAAAAAGACCTCTTGTTATCACACAGCATGGCAAAGGAGTCGCCGTTTTGCTTGACGTGAGTGAATATGAGGCCATGCAAGAAAAAATTGAATTGCTTCAAGATATACAAACTTCTATTGCTCAGCTTGAAAGTGGAACCGGAATAGACCATGATGCCGCAAAAGCAGATGTATTAAAGCGGGCCGGCAAATGA
- a CDS encoding type II toxin-antitoxin system Phd/YefM family antitoxin, whose product MKTMAISEFKAHALKVLNEVAKSQESIVITKRGKPLAQVVPYRTSVITPTPGKLSDAFVFEKDIITPLGEGLWEACQ is encoded by the coding sequence ATGAAAACAATGGCCATAAGCGAATTTAAGGCACATGCGTTGAAGGTACTAAACGAGGTTGCAAAATCCCAAGAAAGCATCGTCATAACGAAAAGAGGCAAGCCCCTTGCTCAAGTCGTTCCCTATCGCACATCCGTAATAACGCCAACACCAGGCAAACTTTCGGATGCTTTTGTTTTCGAAAAGGATATAATCACTCCGCTTGGTGAAGGATTGTGGGAAGCATGTCAATGA